A portion of the Parambassis ranga chromosome 22, fParRan2.1, whole genome shotgun sequence genome contains these proteins:
- the begain gene encoding brain-enriched guanylate kinase-associated protein, producing MKKIYIGKTALKTQRNGCKHQKRSSFHDHKDDLRKRLSYTTHKLEMVETEFESTRQYLETELRRAQEELEKFTEKLRRIQSSYAALQRINQDLEDKMHRTSQQHEDEKRALSREIIVLNNHLMEAKMTINKLREDNDLYRKDCNLAAQLLQCSKSHYRAHKLSELPLEFQERVSSHMEKHNRGSRATVAMCHSNYPDAVPTSIIAKVLEKPEPGSSCPVTRSPSPQPQDGEFLTGTGSTDHLNRRVSYKTSDLYCSDTALYCPERWQVTERRQSVDLHGTGLLQLHAQNSTDSNPDEEAFHSGSFSHHEPPSSFHHHDEFGTGSLPASSSYSSFSLASDDKGGVSGGCGRTASSTLSSSHQGLYMDWRDSGSGDYERKSMSSYDKDSPSFPKSHSIQHMVIPRSPQKGTSPAYTRTASCFSEPYHSSTPRLASSHSMGSTTGLGQARGRPIDSRGDVHIPEDDLSSRWRQLSVEDINTFSSSYRDITGRVSPYSFSERHFAMGPSSKVKGSLYSSFQEGDDVFHSRVLDQCFAVVSSSPSRSPKPLEHRKQEKTSVLYRTKEDSQDSDCSLFLSGSSKDKESSGGATAASSAKKDYVNLSADSSAESLHQSSLEASSLQHYPTPRPSVRPRPSSSSALSVGPTLPKKTSPRYQKFGSTGLTRKDSLTKAQLYGTLLN from the exons atgaaaaagatATATATTGGCAAAACAGCCCTCAAAACCCAGAGAAATGGTTGCAAACATCAGAAAAGAAG CTCATTCCACGACCACAAGGATGACCTCCGTAAGCGCCTGTCGTACACCACCCACAAATTAGAGATGGTGGAAACGGAGTTCGAATCCACCCGGCAGTACCTCGAGACGGAGCTGCGTCGGGCCCAGGAGGAACTGGAGAAATTTACAGAGAAGCTacgcag GATCCAAAGTAGCTATGCAGCTCTCCAGAGGATCAACCAGGATTTGGAAGATAAGATGCACAGGACG TCTCAGCAACACGAAGACGAGAAGAGAGCACTCAGCCGGGAAATCATTGTTCTCAACAACCACCTCATGGAAGCCAAAATGACCATTAATAAACTCAGAGAGGACAAT GACCTGTACAGGAAAGACTGCAACCTGGCAGcccagctgctgcagtgctccAAGTCTCACTACAGAGCACACAAACTGTCTGAG CTGCCACTGGAATTCCAGGAGCGCGTCAGCTCCCACATGGAGAAACACAATCGAGGGAGCAGAGCCACCGTGGCGATGTGTCACTCCAATTACCCCGATGCTGTGCCCACCTCCATAATTGCCAAAGTCCTGGAAAAACCAGAACCGGGAAGCAGCTGCCCTGTTACCCGCTCACCAAGCCCACAGCCACAGGATGGGGAGTTTCTAACAGGAACAGGAAGCACTGATCACCTGAACCGCCGCGTTTCTTATAAGACGTCCGACCTGTACTGCAGCGACACGGCCCTCTACTGCCCTGAACGATGGCAAGTCACAGAGCGCAGGCAGAGTGTCGACCTGCATGGCACaggcctgctgcagctccacgCCCAAAACTCCACTGACAGTAACCCGGATGAAGAGGCTTTCCACTCTGGAAGTTTCTCCCACCACGAGCCCCCGTCGTCCTTCCACCATCATGATGAGTTCGGCACTGGTAGCCTACCGGCTTCCAGTTCCTACTCCAGCTTCAGCCTTGCGTCGGATGATAAGGGAGGAGTAAGTGGTGGGTGTGGGCGCACAGCCAGCAGCACCTTGTCCTCATCCCACCAGGGTCTTTACATGGACTGGCGAGACAGTGGCAGTGGGGACTATGAGCGGAAAAGCATGTCCTCTTATGATAAAGACAGCCCAAGTTTCCCCAAGTCTCATAGCATCCAACACATGGTGATTCCCAGGAGCCCGCAGAAGGGCACCTCACCCGCGTACACAAGGACAGCTTCATGCTTCAGTGAACCGTACCATTCCAGCACCCCACGCTTGGCCTCCTCTCACAGCATGGGGTCTACAACAGGACTGGGCCAGGCTCGTGGAAGACCTATAGATAGCCGAGGTGACGTCCACATCCCTGAGGATGACCTGAGCAGCCGCTGGAGACAGCTTAGCGTGGAAGACATCAACACCTTCTCATCTTCTTATCGTGACATCACAGGGCGGGTCTCTCCGTACAGTTTCTCTGAACGCCACTTTGCCATGGGCCCCTCCAGCAAGGTGAAGGGGTCTCTTTACAGCAGCTTCCAGGAAGGAGATGACGTCTTCCACAGCCGTGTGCTTGAccagtgttttgctgtagtttcCTCCTCGCCTAGCCGCAGCCCCAAACCTCTGGAACACCGTAAGCAGGAGAAAACCTCAGTCCTGTATAGGACCAAGGAGGACAGTCAGGACTCGGACTGCAGTCTGTTCCTCTCAGGGAGCTCTAAAGACAAGGAGAGCAGCGGGGGAGCAACTGCAGCAAGCAGCGCCAAGAAGGACTATGTAAACCTGAGCGCAGACAGCTCGGCTGAGTCCTTACACCAAAGCTCGCTCGAAGCCTCAAGTCTTCAACACTATCCCACCCCAAGACCGAGTGTCCGGCCTCGCCCAAGctccagctctgctctcagtgtcgGCCCCACACTTCCAAAGAAGACCTCTCCGAGATACCAAAAATTTGGCAGCACGGGACTGACGAGGAAGGACAGTCTGACCAAGGCACAGCTATATGGCACACTGCTGAATTGA